GGCCGTCACCGGCGACAACGTCGATATCGCCTATGTGGATCAGGGCTATACCGGCGTGCGCGCTGCCAATGCCGCGGCCGCCCACGGCATCACGCTGGAAGTCATCAAGCTGCCCGAGGCAAAACGGGGCTTCGTTCTTCTGCCGCGCCGCTGGGCGGAGCCTGCCAAGAAGGTTCCGACGATGCAAAGCATCGTTGGGAGGCAGGCGGAGGGCGTCGAGCGATCATTCGCCTGGGCAACCCGTTTCCGCCGCCTCGTGAAAGACTATGAACGATACGCGCACACCTTCGCGGGACTGCACGTCGTCGCTTTCGCATGCATCATGATGAAGCAAGCCGCTGTCATCTCCGCTGGTTCATAACAGCCTCTAGGCAAACGGCTGGCCGCATAGCCTGGCCGGCTTCCGATTTTTTAGCCATAAGAGGCGCGAAGGCTGGCGCGACACGGTGTTACAACCGCTCGGTTGTGACACCCTCGACTGATGCGAAGTCCGCGAGTATCAAGCAAGCCGTGTATCCCGGTTACCACGCTTGATCGCCGCAAGCGGCTTGCAGGAGCATCCGCTTTTGCGACACTCTTCATCGGTCGTTTGTTGCCCGGATTGCGCAGAGACGTTGTTCTGAAGAGGTAGTGAAATGCGCCTAACCTATCGCCTGAAGAACTTCAAAGCATTCAAAGATACGGGCGCTATGAATATAGCACCAATTACAGTCTTATGTGGAGCGAATAGTAGCGGCAAGAGCTCAGTATTAAAGTCTCTGTTGCTAATCAAGCAATCTTCTGTGGAACGTCGTTCCGGACTAGCCAAAGAGGTTCAGTCGCCTCCGCTCCTTCTCAATGGCGAATGGACAAGACTCGGATCATATTCCGATATGGTTCACCTAAAAAATCGGAAGTCGAGTGTTGAGTTTAACTGGAGCGCCGTTGGAGATATTAGAGAAATAGACAAAGAGCTTGGCCCACGATTTAGACGGACCGGAGGGTATCGTGGTGACCGTGAAATCAGAGTACATATCTCTTCGACATTTGCGTCCGACTCAGCGTTAAGTGAGGAGTTGGCGACTTACCTAGCCTCTACTCAGATGACGATTGGTGAGTTAGCGATCGGATTATCAGGCAGCAATTCCCAATCAATGAGATCAGGCATTTATCGGATTCGGATAAATGACGTATCAAAACTATTAAACAGATATGAAAGTAGCTTTAAGCGCTACACAATTTATGAGAATGTTGAGCTGGGGAAGCTACTCGTAAAATCAAGCCATTCAATAGAAACTGGCAACGTGCGAGTACGGCTAGCAGGACCATTTGTTTTAGACCTAGAACCAGTCTTTGACGGCTCTTGGGAGCCGTTCCTAGCTCGACTACTCTCAATCGCTTTATCAGACAGGACGGGGAAGCGGGGCCCTGTGCCAAGCTGGTTTATCGATCTACAAGCGGCAGTTAAGGATTTCGGCGCTGCGCGTGATGATGACAATCTCAAGTCGAAGGCGGCACTATCTGCACGCGTAAATAAGGTTCTTAGCCTAGCTCGATACCTTCTTTTGGATGTTCAAGCGGCATTTCTCCTTGGAAGGATTAGCGTATCTCCACTTTGGAGACAAATTCGGTATCTCGGTCCATTGCGCCATCAGCCGCAGCGATATTATCAATTTGATGATACCGGCGGCATTGACATTGGGGTCAGCGGAGAGTTTACTGTACAAGTCTTGGCTCTAGAAGCTGACAATGTGGTATCCTCTAATCCGATAGCCTCTAACGCCGATGGCGAAGTGACCTTATTAAACCGTCAAGATTTTAGTTTAATAGACCTTACTAATTATTGGTTGGACCTGATGGGTTTGCCATCTGTTACGCCGGCAACGCTTCGCCAATCTCTGTACGAGATGAAAGTCGGCAAGCTTGAGGTGGCGCTTCCAGACGTGGGGTTTGGGGTAAGTCAAGTTTTGCCTATAATAGTTGAGGCGCTTCGCGCCATGCCGGGTGAAACCGTTATTCTCGAGCAGCCCGAGATACACCTTCATCCGCGCGTACAGGCTGTCCTGGCGGACTTTCTAATAGCGCGTTCCAATGATGGCATCAGATTTATAGTAGAGACTCACAGCGACCATTTGGTAAAGCGCCTCGCAAGGCGGATTGCAGAAGGGTCTATTTCCAAAATATCAGAGAGGATTGCTGTATTCTTTGTGGCAGGTGGCGCGGAGGAAGGCTCCGCACCTTCACAGATATTGATTAACGAGTACGGCGAGATCCAGAACTGGCCGCCGGGCTTCTTTGACCAAAACGAGGATCTGTACTGGACAGCAGCCAGCCTCAGGCGAAGGCGCAGTCTTA
The window above is part of the Sphingomonas sanxanigenens DSM 19645 = NX02 genome. Proteins encoded here:
- a CDS encoding DUF3696 domain-containing protein; this translates as MRLTYRLKNFKAFKDTGAMNIAPITVLCGANSSGKSSVLKSLLLIKQSSVERRSGLAKEVQSPPLLLNGEWTRLGSYSDMVHLKNRKSSVEFNWSAVGDIREIDKELGPRFRRTGGYRGDREIRVHISSTFASDSALSEELATYLASTQMTIGELAIGLSGSNSQSMRSGIYRIRINDVSKLLNRYESSFKRYTIYENVELGKLLVKSSHSIETGNVRVRLAGPFVLDLEPVFDGSWEPFLARLLSIALSDRTGKRGPVPSWFIDLQAAVKDFGAARDDDNLKSKAALSARVNKVLSLARYLLLDVQAAFLLGRISVSPLWRQIRYLGPLRHQPQRYYQFDDTGGIDIGVSGEFTVQVLALEADNVVSSNPIASNADGEVTLLNRQDFSLIDLTNYWLDLMGLPSVTPATLRQSLYEMKVGKLEVALPDVGFGVSQVLPIIVEALRAMPGETVILEQPEIHLHPRVQAVLADFLIARSNDGIRFIVETHSDHLVKRLARRIAEGSISKISERIAVFFVAGGAEEGSAPSQILINEYGEIQNWPPGFFDQNEDLYWTAASLRRRRSLKKKLREVAPE